Proteins found in one Streptococcus anginosus subsp. whileyi MAS624 genomic segment:
- a CDS encoding LacI family DNA-binding transcriptional regulator encodes MATIKDIAKSAGVSPATVSRVLNHDQSMSVSDETRQKIFDIAEELEYKKTKRGSKRNSQNRRIAIVEWYTEEEELDDLYYYAIRLGVEKKAQELAYDVMRFFNNEELNHLDQVDGIIAIGKFSTQKIKELELYTKHLVFIDSNTLAYGHSCVMADFENSVIAVLNHFLEKQHQQIGLLIGQEQTSDKTTILSDPRLVTFKNFLTEKQLYQEKYVKIGNFSSESGYSMMKELIENLGDQFPTAFFMASDALAVGALRALQEADIPVPDRVSLIAFNDTSIAKYVYPPLSTVTVFTEEMGRQGLQLLHEEFQHPGSTIPRMVTLATTLTLRKSSL; translated from the coding sequence ATGGCAACAATTAAAGATATTGCAAAAAGTGCTGGTGTCTCTCCAGCAACTGTATCACGCGTTTTAAATCACGACCAATCCATGTCTGTGAGTGACGAGACTCGCCAAAAGATATTTGACATTGCAGAAGAATTAGAATATAAAAAAACAAAAAGAGGAAGCAAGCGAAATTCCCAAAACCGCAGAATTGCGATTGTAGAATGGTACACAGAAGAGGAGGAACTAGACGACCTCTACTACTATGCCATTCGTCTTGGGGTAGAGAAAAAAGCTCAAGAATTGGCCTATGATGTTATGCGCTTTTTCAATAATGAAGAATTAAATCATCTCGATCAAGTTGACGGCATCATCGCGATTGGAAAATTTAGCACTCAAAAAATTAAAGAACTAGAACTCTATACAAAACACCTTGTTTTTATTGATAGCAATACACTTGCCTATGGACATAGCTGTGTGATGGCTGACTTTGAAAATTCTGTTATAGCTGTTCTTAATCACTTTTTAGAAAAGCAACACCAACAAATTGGACTGCTGATTGGGCAAGAACAGACTTCTGACAAAACCACTATCCTATCTGATCCACGCTTAGTAACCTTTAAAAATTTTCTAACTGAAAAACAACTCTATCAAGAAAAATATGTCAAAATAGGAAACTTTTCATCTGAATCAGGTTATTCTATGATGAAAGAATTGATTGAAAATTTAGGTGACCAATTTCCAACTGCATTTTTCATGGCAAGTGACGCCTTAGCTGTTGGCGCCCTTCGAGCACTTCAAGAAGCGGACATCCCTGTACCAGATCGTGTTAGTTTGATTGCTTTTAACGATACATCTATTGCAAAGTACGTCTATCCACCACTCAGTACGGTTACTGTCTTTACAGAAGAAATGGGCAGACAAGGCTTGCAACTGCTGCACGAGGAATTTCAACATCCTGGCTCGACCATTCCACGCATGGTAACACTTGCTACCACCCTAACCCTTAGAAAGAGCAGTTTATAG
- the birA gene encoding bifunctional biotin--[acetyl-CoA-carboxylase] ligase/biotin operon repressor BirA, whose protein sequence is MKTYEILFDILSRESDYISGEKLAQELGISRTSIWKAIQHLEKESIHIESIKNKGYKLLSGDLLIAKKIEETAPIQVSFNPNCKSTQLDAKAGIEAGNPANTLYLASSQTAGRGRFGRSYFAPVQGGIYMSLHLKPNLPFQQIPAYTILTAGAIYKAIKDLTLMEMDIKWVNDICYKGKKIAGILTEAITSVETGLVTDVIIGVGINFAISDFPKELKNRAASLFHEKQPITRNELIAEIWKDFYECDPDELIYLYKQHSLVLGRTVTFCQNDKDYKGVAKEISDTGQLLIQLDTGQEMWLNSGEVSLTSW, encoded by the coding sequence ATGAAAACATACGAAATTTTATTTGACATTTTAAGTCGAGAATCTGACTATATCAGTGGTGAAAAATTAGCACAGGAGTTAGGAATTTCACGCACTTCTATCTGGAAAGCCATTCAACATTTGGAAAAAGAAAGCATTCATATTGAATCGATAAAAAATAAAGGCTATAAGCTCCTTTCAGGTGATTTATTGATTGCTAAAAAAATCGAAGAAACTGCTCCCATTCAAGTTTCCTTCAATCCAAACTGCAAATCCACTCAACTTGATGCCAAAGCAGGAATTGAAGCTGGTAATCCTGCCAACACGCTCTATCTGGCTTCTTCTCAGACAGCCGGTCGTGGACGCTTTGGCAGAAGTTATTTTGCTCCAGTTCAAGGCGGGATTTATATGTCTCTTCACTTGAAACCCAATCTCCCTTTTCAACAAATTCCCGCCTATACTATCCTGACTGCTGGAGCCATTTATAAGGCTATTAAAGACCTCACTTTAATGGAAATGGACATTAAATGGGTCAATGACATTTGCTACAAGGGCAAGAAAATAGCCGGCATTTTAACCGAAGCTATTACTTCTGTCGAGACGGGCTTAGTCACTGATGTGATTATTGGAGTGGGCATCAATTTCGCAATCTCTGATTTTCCGAAAGAGTTAAAAAATAGGGCTGCCTCTCTCTTCCACGAAAAGCAACCTATCACACGCAATGAACTCATTGCTGAAATTTGGAAAGATTTTTATGAATGTGATCCAGACGAGCTGATTTACCTTTACAAACAACACTCCCTTGTCTTAGGTCGGACAGTCACTTTTTGCCAAAATGACAAAGACTACAAAGGAGTTGCCAAGGAAATATCAGATACCGGGCAGCTATTGATCCAATTAGATACCGGACAAGAAATGTGGCTAAACAGCGGTGAAGTTTCTTTAACAAGTTGGTAA
- a CDS encoding YjdF family protein, producing the protein MEHVSLELTIYFENGFYYGLFEQENAQGLSVCRVTFGVEPQMNEVLEFVNQKFSQLQFSPAVALKKKRHCANPKRLQRLAKKEMKREKRSTKSQDALKLQQELDKQAKRSRLKAQKEYMQNRKFQLKQQKRKEKHKGH; encoded by the coding sequence ATGGAACATGTTTCATTAGAATTGACCATATACTTTGAAAATGGCTTTTATTATGGCTTATTTGAGCAAGAAAATGCTCAAGGTTTGTCTGTTTGTCGGGTGACATTTGGAGTTGAACCCCAGATGAACGAGGTTTTGGAATTTGTTAATCAGAAGTTTTCACAACTACAATTTAGCCCGGCTGTTGCACTAAAGAAAAAAAGACATTGTGCAAATCCCAAACGCTTGCAGCGATTAGCAAAAAAAGAAATGAAGCGTGAAAAACGCTCAACGAAATCACAAGATGCACTAAAACTGCAACAAGAGTTAGATAAACAAGCTAAACGTTCCAGATTGAAAGCTCAAAAAGAATATATGCAAAATAGAAAATTCCAATTAAAACAGCAAAAACGCAAAGAAAAGCACAAAGGTCATTGA
- a CDS encoding SAP domain-containing protein, with the protein MKDRPDFTTMKTYQEFSQYYWYRTELADICKQLGLEYSGIKTELEEEIKQYFAGNVVQKKVPLKTKKKQGIELTLDTPLLSCGFAFNTRFREFFAQQTGVSSFKFTADMAAAWRKVKAEKDVEFTLRDMLAIYQGQSTYAKYDNTSCQWNQFVKDFCADKNNATFQQKLKVAAILWQKVKHSTASKVYHQQLVKNFWDDISMYWKGK; encoded by the coding sequence ATGAAAGATAGACCAGATTTTACAACGATGAAAACCTATCAAGAGTTTTCACAATATTATTGGTATCGTACAGAATTAGCAGATATTTGTAAACAATTGGGATTGGAGTATTCAGGTATCAAAACAGAGCTAGAAGAGGAAATCAAACAGTATTTTGCAGGGAATGTTGTTCAGAAGAAAGTTCCTTTAAAAACCAAGAAAAAGCAAGGCATAGAGCTTACTTTAGACACGCCCTTGTTATCCTGTGGTTTTGCCTTTAATACCCGCTTTCGGGAGTTTTTCGCCCAGCAGACAGGTGTTAGTTCATTCAAGTTTACAGCGGACATGGCGGCAGCTTGGCGGAAGGTAAAAGCAGAAAAGGATGTCGAGTTTACACTGCGAGATATGTTAGCAATTTATCAAGGTCAATCAACTTACGCTAAGTATGACAATACCAGCTGTCAATGGAATCAATTTGTCAAAGATTTCTGTGCTGATAAAAATAATGCTACTTTCCAACAAAAACTTAAAGTTGCAGCTATTCTTTGGCAGAAAGTGAAACATTCAACTGCTTCTAAAGTCTATCACCAGCAGCTAGTAAAGAACTTTTGGGATGATATTTCTATGTATTGGAAAGGGAAATAA
- the dnaX gene encoding DNA polymerase III subunit gamma/tau encodes MYQALYRKYRSQTFGQLVGQEVVATTLRQAVEQDKISHAYLFSGPRGTGKTSVAKIFAKAMNCPNQKGGEPCNECYICQAITEGSLEDVIEIDAASNNGVDEIRDIRDKSTYAPSLAKHKVYIIDEVHMLSTGAFNALLKTLEEPTENVVFILATTELHKIPATILSRVQRFEFKSIKTKDIVEHIEWILQQENIDFENEAVQIIARRAEGGMRDALSILDQALSLTQDNQLTTAISEEITGSISLGALDAYVAAVLAHDTSVALKNLDVIFDSGKNMARFVTDLLHYFRDLLIVKTGGENTHTSESFLENLKTPQERLFELIEIATKSLAEIKNSLQPKIYTEMMTIRLAEGQDKAELPSNIAGEIETLKEEINQLKNQLASLQSSSAPSKPVHTTHPAKTSKGYRVDRHKVNAILQEAVENPSLARSNLTKLQNAWGEIIESLAGADKALLVGSQPVAANENHAILAFESSFNAEQTMKRENLNTMFGNLLSNAAGFSPDILAVSMTDWIEIRAEFSAKARGENAPQAEEKENTVIPEGFDFLAEKITVQED; translated from the coding sequence ATGTATCAAGCTTTATATCGAAAATATAGAAGCCAAACCTTTGGTCAGCTAGTCGGTCAGGAGGTTGTGGCGACAACCTTGCGGCAGGCAGTTGAACAAGATAAGATCAGTCATGCCTATCTCTTTTCAGGTCCCAGAGGAACTGGGAAGACCAGCGTAGCTAAGATTTTCGCTAAGGCGATGAATTGCCCTAACCAAAAGGGTGGCGAGCCTTGCAATGAGTGCTATATTTGCCAAGCCATTACCGAAGGAAGCCTAGAAGATGTCATCGAGATTGACGCGGCTTCCAATAATGGTGTGGACGAAATCCGAGATATTCGTGATAAATCTACTTACGCTCCCAGTCTAGCGAAGCACAAGGTTTATATTATTGATGAGGTTCACATGCTCTCAACGGGCGCTTTTAATGCGCTTCTTAAGACTTTGGAAGAGCCGACAGAAAATGTCGTCTTTATTTTAGCAACGACAGAACTGCATAAAATACCAGCAACCATTCTTTCGCGTGTTCAGCGCTTTGAGTTCAAGTCGATTAAAACCAAAGATATTGTAGAGCACATTGAGTGGATTTTGCAGCAAGAAAATATTGACTTTGAAAATGAAGCGGTGCAGATTATCGCAAGACGAGCAGAAGGCGGTATGCGAGACGCTCTATCTATCTTGGATCAAGCTCTCAGCCTAACCCAAGACAATCAGCTGACAACGGCTATTTCTGAAGAAATCACGGGTTCTATCAGTTTAGGAGCATTAGACGCGTATGTAGCAGCTGTATTAGCGCATGATACGTCAGTGGCATTAAAAAATCTTGATGTCATATTCGACAGCGGCAAAAATATGGCTCGCTTTGTCACAGACCTGCTGCACTATTTTAGAGATTTGCTCATCGTTAAAACGGGTGGAGAAAATACGCATACGAGTGAAAGCTTTTTAGAAAACCTCAAGACTCCGCAGGAAAGATTGTTTGAGTTGATTGAGATTGCAACGAAGAGCCTTGCGGAAATCAAGAACAGCTTGCAACCCAAAATTTATACAGAAATGATGACCATTCGACTGGCAGAAGGGCAAGATAAAGCAGAATTACCCTCCAATATAGCAGGCGAGATAGAAACGCTCAAAGAAGAAATCAACCAGCTTAAGAATCAATTGGCAAGTTTGCAGTCAAGTTCTGCACCTAGTAAGCCAGTACATACAACACACCCAGCCAAAACAAGCAAGGGTTATCGAGTAGACCGCCATAAAGTGAATGCCATTCTGCAAGAAGCAGTTGAAAATCCTAGCCTGGCTCGCAGTAATTTAACCAAGTTGCAGAATGCTTGGGGAGAAATTATTGAAAGTTTAGCCGGAGCAGATAAGGCACTTTTAGTCGGCTCACAACCCGTCGCAGCTAACGAAAACCACGCTATTCTGGCATTTGAGTCGAGCTTTAATGCAGAACAAACCATGAAACGGGAAAATCTCAACACCATGTTTGGAAATCTCTTGAGCAATGCGGCTGGATTTTCACCAGACATCTTGGCGGTTTCTATGACGGATTGGATAGAGATTCGGGCTGAATTTTCGGCTAAAGCGCGTGGAGAAAACGCACCACAAGCTGAAGAAAAGGAGAATACAGTCATTCCAGAAGGATTTGATTTCTTAGCGGAAAAAATTACCGTTCAGGAGGACTGA
- a CDS encoding DUF3272 family protein, whose translation MTRQQFLTTAFFTAIETYFFNEAMMSGHYLFAVFWALLVIRNLQVSYVMGKIVDEIDKHIKRKK comes from the coding sequence ATGACAAGACAACAATTTCTTACAACAGCTTTCTTCACAGCAATTGAAACGTATTTTTTTAACGAAGCAATGATGTCAGGACACTATTTATTCGCTGTTTTCTGGGCACTTTTAGTGATTCGCAATTTACAGGTGAGCTATGTCATGGGTAAAATAGTGGACGAAATTGACAAACATATCAAACGTAAAAAATAA
- the galT gene encoding UDP-glucose--hexose-1-phosphate uridylyltransferase: protein MARNLLNAFVTEVIANSSFTEIDRIYLANRVMSLVGEEAAKQETAATSLIDLKDDLLEVALAVGKIGSTLAEQDILGAELMNLVTPAPGQLNQQFWQTYEQDPKRAIADFYELSKRNDYIKVKAIAKNIAYQIPTEYGDLEMTINLSKPEKDPKEIAAAKKAKTSHYPACQLCFENEGYQGRLDHPARVNHRIIRFDLAGREWGFQYSPYAYFNEHCIFLDSKHTPMAISRATFERLLDIVETFPGYFAGSNADLPIVGGSILTHDHYQGGRHTFPMEKAELDKTFIFAGFENVEAGIVNWPMSVLRLQSTDKSVLIDLADKILQKWCSYSDSTVQIVAESNGELHHTVTPIARQKNGKFELDLVLRDNQTSKEHPDGIYHPHKDVQHIKKENIGLIEVMGLAILPPRLKNELKEVEEFLLGQREEVAPYHQAWADQLKAHHPDATLESAQTIVRASVGRIFKSVLEDAGVYKRTKEGQAAFMRFIESIGLVK, encoded by the coding sequence ATGGCACGAAATTTACTGAATGCCTTTGTAACGGAGGTCATAGCAAATAGCTCTTTTACAGAAATCGACCGGATTTATCTAGCAAATCGCGTCATGAGTCTGGTTGGAGAAGAAGCTGCAAAGCAAGAGACAGCAGCAACCAGCTTAATTGATCTCAAAGATGATTTACTAGAAGTTGCTTTAGCAGTTGGAAAAATCGGCTCAACTCTTGCAGAACAGGATATTCTTGGGGCAGAGTTGATGAATTTAGTCACGCCAGCACCCGGTCAGCTCAATCAGCAATTTTGGCAGACTTATGAACAAGATCCCAAGCGGGCTATTGCTGATTTTTATGAGCTTAGTAAGCGCAATGATTATATCAAGGTCAAAGCCATTGCTAAGAATATTGCCTATCAAATACCGACTGAATATGGTGATTTGGAGATGACGATCAATCTTTCTAAGCCAGAAAAAGATCCCAAGGAAATTGCAGCAGCTAAGAAAGCCAAGACGAGCCACTATCCAGCCTGCCAGCTTTGTTTTGAAAATGAAGGGTATCAAGGGCGACTAGATCATCCAGCGCGAGTGAATCATCGAATTATCCGCTTTGATTTAGCCGGACGAGAATGGGGCTTTCAGTATTCGCCCTATGCATATTTTAATGAGCATTGTATCTTTTTAGATAGCAAGCATACTCCTATGGCTATCAGTCGTGCTACTTTTGAACGTCTTTTGGACATTGTAGAGACTTTTCCGGGTTATTTTGCAGGCTCCAATGCGGATCTTCCTATCGTAGGAGGCTCCATTCTCACTCACGACCATTATCAAGGTGGACGACATACTTTTCCTATGGAAAAGGCAGAGCTGGACAAAACTTTCATCTTTGCAGGTTTTGAAAATGTAGAAGCTGGTATTGTCAACTGGCCCATGTCGGTTTTAAGGTTGCAATCAACTGATAAATCCGTATTGATAGATTTGGCGGATAAAATTTTACAGAAATGGTGCAGTTACTCCGATTCGACTGTTCAGATTGTAGCTGAGTCAAATGGTGAACTACATCATACGGTTACTCCAATAGCACGTCAAAAAAATGGTAAGTTTGAGTTAGATTTGGTTCTGCGGGACAATCAAACGTCAAAAGAGCATCCAGATGGTATTTATCATCCTCATAAAGATGTTCAGCACATCAAGAAAGAAAATATTGGCTTGATTGAGGTCATGGGTTTGGCGATTCTCCCACCTCGTTTGAAAAATGAATTAAAAGAAGTTGAAGAATTTCTTTTGGGACAAAGAGAAGAAGTGGCTCCTTATCATCAGGCATGGGCTGACCAGTTAAAAGCTCATCATCCAGATGCAACACTAGAATCAGCGCAAACAATCGTGCGCGCTTCAGTCGGTCGGATTTTTAAAAGCGTCTTGGAAGATGCGGGTGTTTACAAGCGAACAAAAGAGGGGCAAGCGGCTTTTATGCGCTTCATTGAGTCTATAGGTCTTGTGAAATAA
- a CDS encoding galactokinase has translation MSTTLSIQQLRSDFATVFGAEADHTFFSPGRINLIGEHTDYNGGHVFPAAISLGTYGAARKRDDNLLRFYSANFEDKGIIEVPLEDLRFEKAHNWTNYPKGVLHFLQKAGHVIDKGMDVYVFGNIPNGSGLSSSASLELLTGIIVEKLFNLKLDRLDLVKIGKQTENEFIGVNSGIMDQFAIGMGADQRAIYLDTNTLEYDLVPLDLKDNVVVIMNTNKRRELADSKYNERRAECEKAVEELKQKLSIATLGELNEWDFDKYSYLIQDENRLKRARHAVLENQRTLQAQATLQAGDLEKFGRLMNASHVSLEHDYEVTGLELDTLAHTAWEQEGVLGARMTGAGFGGCAIALVRKDAVEAFQKNVGQKYEEVVGYAPSFYIAEIAGGSRVLD, from the coding sequence ATGTCAACAACTCTTTCTATTCAACAATTACGTTCAGATTTTGCAACAGTTTTTGGGGCAGAAGCAGATCACACATTCTTTTCACCGGGACGCATTAACCTGATTGGTGAACATACAGATTACAATGGTGGTCACGTCTTTCCGGCAGCTATTTCGCTAGGAACTTATGGGGCAGCGCGCAAGCGTGACGATAACTTACTTCGTTTTTACTCAGCAAACTTTGAAGACAAGGGAATTATTGAGGTGCCGCTAGAAGATCTTCGTTTTGAAAAAGCGCATAATTGGACGAATTATCCAAAAGGGGTACTTCATTTCTTGCAAAAAGCAGGACATGTTATTGATAAAGGGATGGATGTCTATGTTTTTGGAAATATCCCAAATGGTTCGGGTCTCTCTTCATCTGCTTCTTTAGAGCTACTGACAGGAATTATTGTAGAGAAACTGTTTAATTTAAAATTAGACCGTTTAGATTTAGTAAAAATCGGTAAACAAACAGAGAACGAATTTATCGGTGTTAATTCTGGAATCATGGATCAGTTTGCCATTGGCATGGGAGCAGATCAACGGGCAATTTACTTAGATACGAACACGCTCGAATACGACTTGGTACCGCTTGATCTCAAAGACAATGTGGTTGTCATCATGAATACAAACAAGCGTCGTGAACTAGCAGACTCCAAATACAATGAACGCCGTGCAGAGTGTGAAAAAGCAGTCGAGGAATTAAAACAAAAACTCTCTATTGCAACCTTGGGTGAATTAAATGAGTGGGATTTTGATAAATACAGCTACCTAATTCAAGATGAAAATCGACTCAAACGCGCTCGTCACGCTGTGTTGGAAAATCAACGGACACTTCAAGCTCAAGCTACATTGCAAGCTGGCGATTTGGAAAAATTCGGTCGCTTAATGAATGCATCTCATGTCTCACTTGAACATGATTATGAAGTCACAGGATTAGAGTTGGATACCTTGGCTCATACTGCATGGGAGCAAGAAGGAGTGCTGGGCGCCCGCATGACAGGAGCAGGATTTGGCGGTTGTGCCATTGCTTTGGTTCGTAAAGACGCAGTGGAAGCTTTTCAAAAAAATGTTGGTCAAAAATATGAAGAAGTCGTAGGTTATGCACCGAGCTTCTATATTGCTGAAATTGCTGGTGGCAGTCGCGTATTGGATTAA
- a CDS encoding GAF domain-containing protein, whose product MNQSEKISNYQLLLAQLEALLEGESNALANLSNSSALLNQALPHSVFTGFYLYDGNELILGPFQGGVSCVHIALGKGVCGEAAAKRQTMIVEDVTQHGNYISCDSRARSEIVVPMVKNDSLVGVLDLDSHLVADYDEIDREYLENFVALLLEKTSWNFEMFGDKA is encoded by the coding sequence ATGAATCAATCAGAAAAAATTTCAAATTATCAATTACTTTTAGCGCAGCTTGAAGCATTACTAGAGGGCGAAAGCAATGCGTTGGCGAATCTCTCAAACAGCTCTGCCCTGCTAAACCAAGCCTTGCCTCATTCTGTCTTTACTGGCTTTTATCTTTATGACGGAAACGAGTTGATTTTAGGACCTTTTCAAGGTGGTGTCTCCTGTGTACATATTGCGCTAGGAAAAGGAGTCTGCGGTGAAGCAGCAGCCAAACGGCAGACGATGATTGTAGAAGATGTGACCCAACATGGCAATTACATTTCCTGTGATAGCAGAGCTCGCAGCGAGATTGTAGTACCAATGGTCAAAAACGACAGCCTAGTAGGGGTGTTGGATTTGGATTCTCATCTGGTGGCAGATTATGATGAGATTGACCGAGAATATCTGGAAAATTTTGTGGCTCTCTTACTAGAGAAAACAAGTTGGAATTTTGAAATGTTTGGAGACAAAGCCTAA